In the genome of Pseudomonas sp. P5_109, one region contains:
- the lapG gene encoding cysteine protease LapG has product MARSLRSPGWPALRLRLGGWLLLAGLLLAVFNGVRADWDFSQILQTVEQRYGPLGPARGRIEAWSQMLQAARGAPEREQLNTVNRFFNQQLNFQDDTRIWQQTDYWATPVEALIKGAADCEDYALAKYFSLRRLGIPSEKLRITYVKALSQNQAHMVLTFYSTPTADPLVLDNLIGEIRPASQRKDLLPVYAFNAEGLYLPGKNGGQRSSDSKKLSRWQDVLKKMQAEGFDIGDG; this is encoded by the coding sequence ATGGCCCGCAGTCTGCGTAGTCCAGGATGGCCAGCGCTCCGACTTCGGCTCGGCGGATGGTTGCTGCTGGCTGGTTTGCTACTGGCCGTATTCAACGGGGTCCGGGCCGACTGGGACTTTTCGCAGATCCTGCAAACCGTTGAACAACGCTACGGCCCGCTGGGACCGGCACGAGGCCGGATCGAGGCGTGGAGTCAAATGCTCCAAGCTGCACGTGGCGCGCCCGAGCGTGAGCAGCTCAACACGGTGAACCGCTTCTTCAATCAGCAGTTGAATTTCCAGGACGACACGCGCATCTGGCAACAGACCGATTACTGGGCCACGCCGGTCGAAGCCCTGATCAAGGGCGCCGCCGATTGCGAGGACTACGCATTGGCGAAGTATTTCAGCCTGCGCCGGCTCGGCATTCCCAGCGAAAAACTGCGCATCACCTACGTCAAGGCCCTGAGCCAGAACCAGGCACACATGGTGCTGACGTTCTACAGCACCCCCACGGCTGACCCACTGGTACTGGACAACCTGATTGGCGAAATCCGCCCCGCGTCCCAACGCAAAGACTTGCTGCCGGTATACGCCTTCAACGCCGAAGGCTTGTACCTGCCAGGCAAGAACGGCGGCCAGCGCAGCAGCGACTCGAAAAAGCTCTCGCGCTGGCAGGACGTGTTGAAAAAGATGCAGGCCGAAGGGTTCGACATCGGCGACGGCTAA
- a CDS encoding YbaN family protein: MDNPIGNRPLMLRYVLLAIGWLSVALGVIGIFLPVLPTTPFLLLAAACFARSSPRFYQWLVEHPRLGPWIRDYLDGNGIPLKGKVYAIGLMWASILFSCYLVPLPWARGFMLTSAVLVTLYILKQKTLRKN; this comes from the coding sequence ATGGACAACCCCATAGGCAACCGCCCCCTGATGTTGCGCTACGTGCTGCTGGCCATCGGCTGGCTGAGCGTAGCGCTGGGGGTGATCGGGATTTTCCTGCCGGTATTGCCCACCACCCCTTTCCTGCTGCTGGCGGCCGCCTGCTTCGCCCGCAGTTCGCCGCGCTTTTATCAATGGCTGGTGGAACATCCTCGGCTTGGCCCGTGGATTCGTGACTACCTGGATGGCAACGGTATCCCGCTCAAGGGCAAGGTCTACGCCATCGGCCTGATGTGGGCGAGCATCCTGTTCTCCTGCTATCTGGTGCCGCTGCCCTGGGCTCGGGGATTCATGCTGACCAGTGCGGTGCTGGTGACCCTGTACATCCTCAAGCAGAAAACCCTGCGCAAAAACTGA
- a CDS encoding YecA family protein, whose product MSFAEQLTRLQVFLDADELHDEALDYVAAHGYLTALSICSETVPDREWIDALFAEEPHYSGEAQREEIEATLIGLKAHIARQLASDEEFELPCDLDLGDDPDDSELRGWCIGFMEGVFLREEAWFETAEDEVSEMLLPIMVGSGLFDEQPEFSDIAADANLMDDMIVQIPEALTALYLLCNAPDEKPAILKPRHH is encoded by the coding sequence ATGTCCTTCGCTGAGCAACTAACCCGCCTGCAAGTCTTCCTCGACGCTGATGAACTGCATGACGAGGCGCTGGACTACGTGGCCGCCCACGGCTACCTCACCGCCCTGTCGATCTGTTCCGAAACCGTTCCTGACCGTGAGTGGATCGACGCACTGTTCGCCGAAGAGCCGCATTACAGTGGCGAAGCCCAGCGCGAAGAGATCGAAGCCACCCTGATCGGCCTCAAGGCCCACATCGCCCGCCAACTGGCTTCCGACGAGGAATTCGAGTTGCCGTGCGACCTGGACCTGGGCGACGACCCGGACGACTCCGAACTGCGCGGCTGGTGCATCGGTTTCATGGAAGGCGTGTTCCTGCGCGAAGAAGCCTGGTTCGAAACCGCCGAAGATGAAGTCAGCGAAATGCTGCTGCCGATCATGGTCGGTTCGGGCCTGTTCGACGAGCAACCGGAGTTCTCCGACATTGCCGCCGATGCCAACCTGATGGACGACATGATCGTGCAGATCCCGGAAGCCCTGACCGCGCTGTACCTGCTGTGCAACGCGCCAGACGAAAAACCGGCGATTCTCAAGCCACGTCACCACTAA